In the genome of Streptomyces sp. NBC_00259, the window TGCCGGTGCCCGAGCCCGGGCCGGGGCAGGTCCTGGTGAAGGTCGGGGGCGCCGGTGCGTGCCACTCAGATCTGCACATCATGGAGGCACCCGGACCACCACCAGGGTTCGCCACGGGACTGCCCTTCACGCTCGGCCATGAGAATGCGGGATGGGTGGAGAGGCTGGGATCGGGTGTCACCGGGTTCGCGCCCGGAGACCCTGTGATGGTCTACGGTCCCTGGGGCTGTGGGGTGTGCGCCAACTGCCGGGAGGGCCGGGAGAACTACTGCCAGAAGGGCAGTGGTCAGGGCGGGGGCCTGGGAGGTGGTCACGACGGCGGAATGGCTGAGTACCTGCTGGTCCCGGCGGCGCGATTCCTGATTCCGCTGGGCACCCTCGACCCCCGCCAGGCGGCCCCGCTCAGCGACGCGGGGCTGACCAGCTATCACGCCGTCAAGCGATCGCTGCACCTGCTGGGGCCGGGCTCGACCGCGGTGGTGATCGGAGTGGGCGGTCTGGGCCAGATGGCGATCCAGATGGTCCGCGCGCTCAGCGCGGCGACCACCGTCGTCGCCGTGGACACCGATGCCGGCAAGCTGGAAACCGCCAAGCGCATGGGCGCGGACGAGGTGCTGCTCTCGGGCGAGGAAGCGGTCACGCGCATCAAGGACATGACGGGGCAGCAGGGCGCTCAGCTCGTGCTGGACATGGTCGGCATCGACCCGACTCTGCGGATGGCTGCTCAGGTGGCCAGGGTGCTCGGCCACCTGACCATCGTCGGTCTCGGCGGCGGAGCCCTGCCAGTCAACTTCTCGAGCCCGCCGCACGAGTGCGCGGTCGCCTCGCCCTACTGGGGCTCCCTTCCCGAACTGATGGAAGTGATCACCCTCGCCCAGCAGCAAAAGATCAAGATGCTGGTTGAACGCTTCCCCTTGGAACGCGCCAACGAGGCATACCAGCTCCTGCACGACGGCAAGATCCAAGGACGCGCCGTCATCGCCCTCCGCCCGTGAGTACCGTCATTTCGACAACGGTCCGCATCTTCACCACTTCCTCCGTTGTCTCACCCCCTCTTCCCGCATAAGGGCGGAAGGGGACGCACGGCGACTGAGGGTGTGTCAAGTTAATGGCTGATCTTGGTTGTTGAGTTATCGCTGGTCGGTGGGGGTCAGGCGGCCGTCGAAGGCGATCTGGAAGGCGTTGAGCGGGGCCTTCCAGCGCATCGTCCAGCGGCGTCGGCCCTTGCCGGTCGGGTCCAGGCTCATCAGCGCCATGTAGACGCACTTCAACGCGGCGGCCTCCGACGGAAAGTGGCCGCGAGCCCGGACGGCCTTGCGGATGCGGGCGTTCACGCTCTCGATCGCGTTCGTGCTGCAGATGACCTTGCGGATCTCGACGTCGAAGGACAAGAAGGGCACCATCTCGGCCCAGGCGTCGGACCACAGCTTGATCACGGCCGGATACTTGGAGCCCCATTTCTCGGAGAACTCCAGGAACCGCTCGGTCGCGGCGGCCTCCCTCGGGGCGGTGTAGACGGGCTTCAGGTCCTTGGCGACCTTGTCCCAGTCCTGTCGGGCGCAGTAGCGGATGCTGTTGCGAATCAAGTGAACGATGCAGGTCTGCACGACCGTGCGGGGCCAGACGGACTCGACCGCGTCCGGCAGCCCCTTCAGTCCGTCGCAGACGAGCATCAGGACGTCCTCAACTCCGCGGTTCTTCAGCTCGGTGAAGACCTGGAGCCAGTGCTTGGCGCCCTCGCCGCCGTCGCCGGCCCAGATCCCGAGGATGTCGCGGGTGCCCTCGACGGTCACCGCCATCGCCACGTAGATGGGACGGCGACAGCCTCCCCTTCGACCAGGCCGCGATCATCCCCGACGCGGTCTCCACCCCCTACGCCGCCGTCGTCACCACCGCGGGCGTCCGCCCCGCCCAGTCCGTCGGCATCTGGGGCGTGGGCGGAGTCGGCGCCCACAACGTACGCCTCGCCCGCCTGGTCGGCGCCGCGCCGATCATCGCCATCGACCCACTGCCCAGCGCCCGCAACCGCGCCCTGGAATTCGGCGCGGACTTCGCCCTCGACCCGGCCGCCGACGACTTCGCCGACCAGGTCCGCGCGGCCACCGCCGGACGAGGCCTCGACTTCGCCTTCGACTGCGCCGGCGTGCCCGCCGTCCGCGAGCAGGCCGCCGCCGCACTCGGCCTGGGCGGCTCCCTCATCCTGGTCGGCATCACGCCCAAGCCCCTCACCATCACCGAGGGCCTGACCTTCAACTACATGATGAAGCAGGTCCGCGGCCACTACGGCGCCACCCCCGAGGGCGTCACCGAGCTGGTCCAGCTGGCCTCCAACGGGCGCCTCGACCTTGCCCCCTCCATCACCGACCACATCCCCCTCGCCGACGCCGCCGACGCGGTCAACCGGCTGGAGAACAAGATCGGCGACCCGATCCGCCTCATCCTCGTCCCCTGACAACTCTGCAGAAGGACGACCACAACCACCTCGGGCAGGGGTGAGTGGGCGCCGGTGCTTGAGGGAACACCGGCGCCCACGGCTTTTTGCTCAAGGCCCCCTGGACCACGGACTGCTTCGACTTCCAGCAGCTCTGCGCGGGACGGCACGCAGCCCGACCGACGTCCGGTGACACCACCAGGTCCGTGTGGTTCAAGGTGGGCGGCACACCTCCTGCCACCGGCGTCGCGGTGTCGGTCGCCGTCGTGCCGGATCACCGGCGGGGCGTGCGGGCCGGAGGTCAGATGTCCCACCAGTCGAAGGAATGGGTGGGCACGTGCCTGCCGCAGGCACGATCGAGGCGGACCAGTTGGCCGCGGTGGAAGATCAAGGGTTTGCGGGGGCCGCCGGCCGCGGCCAGACGCTGCACTCGGCCCACCACCGCTACGTGGTCGCCTGCGGGGAAACTGTCCTCCACGTCACACTCGATCCAGGCCGCCGCCCCGCCGAGGCGCGGAGCCGCCTGGTCCGTCAGTTCCCAGTCGCCGGTGGCGAACCGGTTGGCCGAGCGGCCTGCGAAGGCCGCGCACACCTGCTGCTGGTCTTCGGCCAGCACGTTCACGCAGAAGTGCCCTGAGCGGATGATCGCCTCTGCGCTGGCTGACTGCCGGCCGCAGTAGAAGACCACGAGAGGCGGGTCGAGGGAGACGGAGGTGAAGCTGCCTACCGTGACGCCCACCGGGCCCTGCGGCGTCGTGGCGGTCACCACGCACACCGAGGTCGGTACATGGCCGAGTACGCGGCGGAACACCGCGGGCTCGGCCGTGGTGGCGGTCGGGTCTGTTGCGGCAAGGGCGGTTGCGGACACAGCAATCTCCAGGGGAGCGGGAGCCGGACCATGCGCCGCCTGCCGTCGCTCGCGGCGTCGGCGGCGCGGGTTTCGCTCCAGTGAATCCACAGTTGCCTCCGCATGGCATTGGGCCGGGCGGCCAAGTCGGGCGCACGACTTAGGGCCACGGAATCAAGTTGTCGCCGAACTGGTCCGGCAGCCCAACCGGCAAGACGAACTCTGCGGTCCCGGACACACGACAGCGATGCGGACCGGGCGTGGAATGCCGGGAGCGGCACCTCGCCACGTGAGGTGCGCCAGATGAGCCGCGAAACTCCGGAGGACCCCATGACCACGACCACATCCGCCCCGCAGGTGACCGCCGCGTCCGCCGCGGCGCTGAAGGAGAGTGCGGCGGCACTGGTGCCCTTGCTGCGCGAGAACGCCGCCCGCACCGAAGCGGACCGCAAGGTGGCCGAGGAGAACATCGCGGCCCTGTCCGAGGCGGAGCTGTTCCGGTTGACCGTGCCGCGGCGCCTTGGCGGCCACGAGGCCGGCATCAGGACATTCCTGGAGATCACCTCCGAGCTCGCGCGCGGATGTGGTTCCACGGCCTGGGTGACA includes:
- a CDS encoding NAD(P)-dependent alcohol dehydrogenase; translated protein: MRAFQLVGWQQPPELREVPVPEPGPGQVLVKVGGAGACHSDLHIMEAPGPPPGFATGLPFTLGHENAGWVERLGSGVTGFAPGDPVMVYGPWGCGVCANCREGRENYCQKGSGQGGGLGGGHDGGMAEYLLVPAARFLIPLGTLDPRQAAPLSDAGLTSYHAVKRSLHLLGPGSTAVVIGVGGLGQMAIQMVRALSAATTVVAVDTDAGKLETAKRMGADEVLLSGEEAVTRIKDMTGQQGAQLVLDMVGIDPTLRMAAQVARVLGHLTIVGLGGGALPVNFSSPPHECAVASPYWGSLPELMEVITLAQQQKIKMLVERFPLERANEAYQLLHDGKIQGRAVIALRP
- a CDS encoding flavin reductase family protein, producing the protein MSATALAATDPTATTAEPAVFRRVLGHVPTSVCVVTATTPQGPVGVTVGSFTSVSLDPPLVVFYCGRQSASAEAIIRSGHFCVNVLAEDQQQVCAAFAGRSANRFATGDWELTDQAAPRLGGAAAWIECDVEDSFPAGDHVAVVGRVQRLAAAGGPRKPLIFHRGQLVRLDRACGRHVPTHSFDWWDI